The Dehalococcoidia bacterium genome has a segment encoding these proteins:
- a CDS encoding site-specific integrase encodes MPRRGNHEGTYRRKGRGWQAAIRLGGHRYWVSGRTRRECQEKLLALIERHRRGQLAPPLRLTLGEWCDLWLREGEARWRPTTLRRRRQVLSPLLLRMGRLRLSRLEPLHLAAALEELQREGMGSRSLELCWATLHACLEEAVRRGLLGYNPMQRVPRPRHQPREARDWTLEDMKRFLQAALEDGRPLAWGLALMLMAGLRVGELLGLRWEDVDWAAGALRVRRSVTWAGSTWHIGKPKTKAGERIVTLPASAVALLRRLPRNSVHLFWAEKPPSSKQVSNVMRELCERAGVPRRPARYLRHCHATLLAASGLDVKTLQRRLGHTQASVTLDVYAHALSEMDRRAAELVDRALGA; translated from the coding sequence ATGCCTAGGCGGGGCAACCACGAGGGCACCTACCGCCGCAAAGGCCGGGGTTGGCAGGCGGCCATCAGGCTGGGCGGGCACCGCTATTGGGTGTCAGGCAGGACCAGGCGGGAGTGCCAGGAGAAGCTGCTGGCCCTCATAGAGAGACACCGGCGGGGACAGCTCGCCCCTCCCCTGCGCCTGACCCTAGGAGAGTGGTGCGACCTGTGGCTGCGTGAGGGGGAGGCCAGGTGGCGCCCCACCACCTTGAGGCGGAGGCGGCAGGTGCTCTCGCCCCTCCTGTTGCGCATGGGCAGGCTCCGGCTCTCCCGCCTGGAGCCCCTACATCTGGCCGCTGCCCTGGAGGAGCTGCAGCGGGAGGGGATGGGCAGTCGCTCCCTGGAGCTGTGCTGGGCCACCCTTCATGCCTGCCTCGAAGAGGCGGTGCGCCGGGGCCTCCTGGGCTACAACCCTATGCAGAGGGTGCCACGGCCACGGCACCAACCCAGGGAGGCCAGGGACTGGACGCTGGAGGACATGAAGCGCTTCCTGCAGGCTGCCCTGGAGGACGGGCGGCCCCTCGCCTGGGGCTTAGCCCTCATGCTCATGGCAGGCCTACGGGTTGGTGAGCTGCTAGGCCTAAGATGGGAGGATGTTGACTGGGCTGCCGGGGCTTTGCGAGTGAGGCGTTCCGTCACCTGGGCGGGGAGCACCTGGCACATCGGCAAGCCCAAGACCAAAGCGGGCGAGAGGATAGTGACCCTCCCCGCTTCGGCCGTGGCGCTGCTAAGAAGGCTGCCCCGAAATAGTGTCCATCTCTTCTGGGCAGAAAAACCACCCTCCAGCAAGCAGGTGAGCAACGTTATGAGGGAGCTGTGCGAGAGGGCAGGGGTGCCCAGGAGGCCCGCCCGCTACTTGAGACATTGCCACGCCACCCTCCTTGCCGCCTCTGGCCTGGACGTGAAAACCTTGCAGCGTAGGCTTGGCCACACCCAGGCTTCCGTTACTCTGGACGTCTACGCCCACGCTCTCTCAGAGATGGACAGGAGGGCGGCGGAGCTGGTGGACAGGGCGCTGGGTGCGTGA
- a CDS encoding phage/plasmid primase, P4 family encodes MNAIRLQPLLCTNPHCECHKAAKRGKGAVHCPLPGHRHGDRHPSLGLQGLNEKGEPFIGRCFAGHDRREVIAKLRELGVIGSNGNGANHRKGLRLEELAEAKGLPLGFLKELGWHDAHWPPGGKGGQPAVCIPYRDERGQVVAKRYRLALTNEEGPRFKWEPGARARLYGLDRLEDAKKKGFLLLVEGETDTATLWLCGLPALGLPGKDSWQPEWARYLEGIEKVYLWKEPDADRLPHKVASDVPGLLVIEAPEHVKDPNGLFRWCERDRVRFRQEMETLMRGARPAVELPSPVTPPPSRVTAHALAVALEKEAHFARDLGDALYVYQDGCYRPDGEKWVRRRVRELLEEWGEAHRFRGELVSNTIQLLLAKAPSLWERPPLDTINLLNGLLNVRTGELSPHSPDFLSPIQLPVRYDPSASCPAIEAFCKEVFPEDAYEAGVPWELVAWLMLPHPWPQKAVLLLGEGGTGKSTFLALLRAFLGKANVSSLSLHQLEVNRFAVGQLGGKLANICSDLPSQHLASTAVFKALVGGDELMAEHKYRDQFRFHPFCRLIFSANHPPRASDASEAFFSRWVIVPFERLFRGTEREVPQHVLLERLTQPGELSGLLNRALEVLPRVQEKGLTVTPSMQAAWREFREATDPIGSWLDEFTFTHAEAVVSKKELLRAYVRYAMGHGLPTPTAHEFTRRIRELRPQVREVQRTVEGKVTWCWQGIGLRTQEEAPDPQQGPRCAECGRPGDYTEDGQGSWWCWRHGPTPTIVEEEEEP; translated from the coding sequence ATGAACGCCATCCGCCTCCAGCCTCTTCTCTGCACCAACCCCCACTGCGAGTGCCATAAGGCGGCCAAGCGAGGCAAGGGGGCCGTCCACTGCCCCCTGCCAGGACACCGCCATGGCGACAGGCACCCATCGTTGGGCCTTCAAGGGCTGAATGAAAAAGGGGAGCCCTTCATCGGCCGATGTTTCGCCGGCCACGACAGGAGGGAAGTGATAGCCAAACTCAGGGAATTGGGCGTCATCGGTAGCAACGGGAACGGGGCCAACCACAGGAAGGGTCTCCGCCTGGAGGAGTTGGCCGAGGCCAAGGGGTTGCCCCTGGGCTTCCTGAAAGAATTGGGATGGCACGATGCCCACTGGCCTCCTGGCGGCAAGGGCGGCCAGCCGGCCGTATGCATCCCCTATCGGGACGAGAGGGGGCAGGTCGTAGCCAAACGCTACCGCCTTGCCCTCACCAATGAGGAGGGCCCCAGGTTCAAGTGGGAACCTGGCGCCCGTGCCCGCCTATATGGCCTCGACAGATTGGAGGACGCCAAGAAGAAGGGCTTCCTCTTGCTGGTGGAAGGGGAGACCGACACGGCCACGCTGTGGCTTTGTGGCCTCCCCGCCTTAGGGCTCCCAGGTAAGGACTCCTGGCAGCCCGAGTGGGCTCGATACCTGGAAGGCATCGAAAAGGTCTACCTGTGGAAGGAGCCGGACGCCGACCGCCTCCCCCACAAGGTGGCATCCGACGTGCCCGGGTTGCTAGTGATAGAGGCCCCAGAGCACGTCAAAGACCCCAATGGTTTGTTCCGCTGGTGTGAGCGGGACAGGGTCCGCTTTCGCCAGGAGATGGAGACGCTCATGAGAGGGGCGAGGCCAGCCGTTGAACTGCCCTCGCCTGTTACACCCCCGCCCAGTAGGGTCACCGCCCACGCCCTGGCCGTGGCCCTCGAGAAGGAGGCCCACTTCGCCAGGGACTTGGGAGACGCCCTTTACGTCTACCAGGATGGCTGTTACCGCCCTGACGGCGAGAAGTGGGTAAGGAGGCGAGTGCGGGAGCTTCTGGAGGAGTGGGGCGAGGCCCACCGCTTCCGAGGGGAGCTGGTCAGCAACACCATCCAACTCCTACTAGCCAAAGCTCCCTCCCTCTGGGAGAGGCCGCCCCTGGACACCATCAACCTTCTGAATGGCCTCCTGAATGTGAGGACGGGGGAGCTCTCCCCTCACAGCCCCGACTTCCTCTCGCCAATCCAGCTCCCCGTGCGCTATGACCCCTCAGCCTCCTGCCCAGCCATCGAGGCCTTCTGCAAGGAGGTCTTCCCTGAGGACGCCTATGAGGCTGGCGTCCCCTGGGAGCTGGTGGCCTGGCTCATGCTCCCTCACCCCTGGCCCCAGAAAGCAGTCTTGCTATTAGGTGAGGGAGGAACGGGGAAGTCTACCTTCCTCGCCCTCCTGCGGGCCTTCTTGGGCAAGGCCAACGTCTCCAGCCTCTCCCTCCACCAGTTGGAGGTAAATAGGTTTGCTGTCGGCCAACTGGGGGGGAAGTTGGCCAACATCTGTAGCGACCTGCCCTCCCAGCACCTGGCTTCCACAGCTGTATTCAAGGCCCTGGTGGGAGGCGATGAATTAATGGCCGAGCACAAATACCGAGACCAATTTCGCTTCCACCCCTTCTGCCGGCTGATTTTCTCAGCCAATCATCCACCCCGGGCCTCCGATGCCAGCGAGGCCTTCTTCAGTCGATGGGTAATCGTCCCCTTTGAACGGCTCTTTCGAGGCACAGAGCGGGAGGTGCCCCAGCACGTCCTCCTGGAGCGGCTGACCCAACCAGGTGAGCTTTCAGGACTTCTGAATCGGGCCCTCGAAGTCCTGCCCCGGGTGCAAGAGAAGGGGCTAACCGTCACCCCCTCCATGCAGGCGGCTTGGCGGGAGTTCCGGGAGGCCACCGACCCCATTGGGAGCTGGCTGGATGAATTCACCTTCACCCACGCCGAGGCGGTGGTGAGCAAGAAGGAATTGTTGCGGGCTTACGTTCGCTACGCCATGGGGCATGGCCTGCCCACGCCTACCGCCCATGAGTTCACCCGCCGCATCAGGGAGCTGCGACCCCAGGTGCGGGAGGTGCAACGCACGGTGGAGGGCAAGGTCACATGGTGCTGGCAAGGCATCGGCCTCCGAACACAGGAGGAAGCCCCAGATCCCCAACAAGGCCCCCGCTGCGCCGAATGCGGACGCCCAGGTGACTACACCGAGGATGGCCAGGGCAGTTGGTGGTGCTGGCGACATGGGCCCACCCCAACCATCGTCGAGGAGGAAGAGGAGCCATGA
- the lysS gene encoding lysine--tRNA ligase yields MDLEDVISHRLAKVERWRARGIDPYPHRFHRTHTAQEAIAALQEAEAHGSSPPSVVVAGRITAMRHMGRATFIDLRDSSGRIQTYHRQDILGPQAYDALQDLDLGDFLGVAGEMFRTRTGEPTVQARSYTLLCKALRAPPEKWHGLQDIETRYRQRYLDLMANEWVREIFRVRSRIVAAVRRFLDQKGFLEVETPVLQPQAGGAAARPFVTYHNALDRHLYLRIALELHLKRLLVGGYERVYELGRVFRNEGASAKYNPEFTMLEAYQAYADYREIMVLTEELVVYTAREALGTLQVPYGDVVLDFSPPWQRLTLREAILRHTGIDIDAHPDATSLKAAAAACGLPIQPHWDRAKTIDEILSNLVEPHLLQPTFVVDYPIELSPLAKRKPEDPRLAERFELFIAGREVANAYSELNDPVEQRQRFLEQARRRAAADEEVEVADEDFLVALEHGMPPAGGLGIGIDRLVMALTGQGSIREVILFPALREKGP; encoded by the coding sequence GACCTGGAAGATGTAATCTCTCACCGCTTGGCCAAGGTAGAGCGGTGGCGGGCCCGGGGCATCGACCCCTATCCCCACCGTTTCCACCGCACCCATACCGCTCAGGAGGCTATAGCTGCCCTCCAGGAGGCGGAGGCCCACGGATCTAGCCCCCCCTCAGTGGTGGTGGCCGGCAGGATAACCGCCATGCGTCACATGGGGCGGGCCACCTTCATCGACCTACGCGACAGCTCCGGACGTATCCAGACCTACCACCGCCAGGACATCCTGGGCCCCCAGGCCTATGACGCCCTCCAAGACCTCGACCTCGGGGATTTCCTCGGCGTAGCAGGGGAGATGTTCCGCACTCGCACCGGCGAGCCCACAGTGCAGGCCCGCTCCTATACCCTTTTGTGCAAGGCCCTTAGGGCGCCCCCCGAGAAATGGCATGGCCTCCAGGACATCGAGACCCGCTACCGCCAGCGCTACCTCGACCTGATGGCCAACGAATGGGTGCGGGAGATATTCCGAGTTCGCAGCCGCATCGTGGCGGCTGTGCGCAGGTTTCTCGACCAAAAGGGCTTCCTAGAGGTGGAGACGCCCGTCCTCCAGCCCCAGGCGGGAGGGGCGGCAGCCAGGCCCTTCGTTACCTACCACAACGCCTTGGACAGACATCTATACCTGCGCATCGCCCTGGAGCTCCACCTGAAGCGGCTCCTGGTGGGTGGTTACGAGCGGGTCTATGAGCTGGGGCGCGTCTTTCGCAATGAGGGGGCCTCCGCCAAATACAACCCAGAGTTCACCATGCTGGAGGCCTACCAGGCCTATGCCGACTACCGTGAGATCATGGTCCTCACCGAGGAGCTGGTGGTCTATACCGCCCGCGAGGCTCTGGGCACCCTCCAAGTGCCCTATGGCGATGTGGTCCTGGACTTCTCACCACCCTGGCAGCGTCTCACCCTGCGGGAGGCCATCCTCCGGCATACGGGCATCGACATCGATGCCCACCCTGATGCCACCTCCCTTAAGGCAGCGGCCGCCGCCTGCGGCCTGCCCATCCAGCCCCACTGGGACCGGGCTAAGACCATCGACGAGATCCTTTCCAACCTGGTGGAGCCCCACCTCCTCCAGCCTACCTTCGTGGTGGACTACCCCATCGAGCTCTCCCCCCTAGCCAAACGGAAGCCAGAGGATCCCAGGCTAGCCGAGCGCTTTGAGCTCTTCATCGCGGGAAGGGAGGTGGCCAACGCCTACAGCGAGCTTAACGACCCGGTGGAGCAGCGCCAGCGCTTCCTGGAGCAGGCCCGCCGCCGCGCCGCTGCTGACGAAGAGGTGGAGGTGGCCGACGAGGACTTCCTGGTGGCCTTAGAGCATGGCATGCCTCCCGCCGGCGGCCTGGGCATCGGCATCGACCGCCTGGTGATGGCCCTCACTGGCCAAGGCTCTATTCGGGAGGTTATCCTCTTCCCTGCCCTGCGGGAGAAGGGCCCATGA
- a CDS encoding NUDIX domain-containing protein, with protein sequence MRRHFTCTGFVLDGGRTLFLWHPKLQMWVPPGGHLQPHEDPVTAVLREVREETGLEVEVIPTAPTFPFSYPGQVQPPFTILVEDAAEPGEPHQHIDLIYFCRPLPGARLCPPPGTLLCWASQEDLLRDRVLEPMGACGLAAPVPQDVRILALEGFRIAHRESR encoded by the coding sequence ATGAGGCGTCACTTCACCTGCACCGGGTTTGTACTGGATGGGGGACGCACCCTTTTCCTGTGGCACCCCAAACTTCAGATGTGGGTGCCCCCAGGAGGTCACCTACAGCCCCATGAGGACCCAGTGACTGCTGTCCTGCGGGAGGTCAGGGAGGAGACGGGCCTGGAGGTGGAGGTCATACCCACTGCTCCCACCTTCCCATTCTCGTATCCGGGGCAGGTGCAACCCCCCTTTACCATCCTCGTGGAGGACGCCGCCGAGCCCGGGGAGCCCCATCAACATATCGATCTCATCTACTTCTGCCGCCCCCTTCCTGGCGCCCGTCTCTGCCCTCCCCCCGGCACCCTCCTCTGTTGGGCAAGTCAGGAGGACCTACTGCGCGACCGCGTCCTAGAGCCCATGGGGGCCTGTGGCCTGGCGGCCCCCGTGCCCCAGGACGTGCGAATCCTGGCCCTAGAGGGGTTCCGCATCGCTCACCGGGAGAGCAGGTGA
- a CDS encoding DUF1786 family protein, whose amino-acid sequence MRILAIDVGTGTQDILLFDTTQPIENCIQLILPSPTEMAARRIRRATLERRPVVLVGTIQGGGPCHWALQRHLQAGLPAFATPEAAQTFDDDLDQVRSMGVTIVSEDEAQALDGRAARIELKDLDMEAIRQALSLFEVEGEWGGLALACLDHGAAPPGYSDRLFRFDHLRQVVEAGNDLRRFAMLPEEVPDYLTRARAMLRLASREGVPTVFLDTGPAAALGALQDPQVASHGEQLIINLGNMHALAFHLRGTYIYSLFEHHTGLLSGQQIEELAQRLVHGTLTHEEVFATHGHGVFYADRSGGRRPFLAVTGPQRGKLRGSRLGPYFAVPHGDMMLAGCFGLLWGFAERYPQHREEVLAALGLS is encoded by the coding sequence ATGCGCATCCTGGCCATCGACGTGGGCACCGGCACCCAGGACATCCTGTTGTTCGACACCACTCAGCCCATCGAGAACTGTATCCAGCTCATCCTCCCCTCGCCCACCGAGATGGCCGCCCGCCGCATCCGCCGCGCCACCTTGGAGAGGAGGCCGGTAGTGCTAGTGGGCACCATCCAGGGCGGTGGGCCCTGTCACTGGGCCCTGCAGCGCCACCTCCAGGCCGGCCTTCCCGCCTTCGCCACCCCCGAGGCAGCCCAGACCTTCGACGACGACCTCGATCAGGTGCGCTCCATGGGGGTGACCATCGTCTCCGAGGATGAGGCCCAGGCCTTAGATGGACGGGCCGCTCGCATCGAACTCAAGGACTTGGACATGGAGGCCATTCGCCAGGCCCTTTCGCTGTTCGAGGTAGAGGGGGAGTGGGGAGGCCTGGCCTTGGCCTGCCTGGACCATGGGGCTGCCCCTCCTGGATATTCCGACCGCCTCTTTCGCTTCGACCACCTGCGGCAAGTGGTGGAAGCCGGCAACGACTTGCGCCGGTTCGCCATGCTGCCTGAGGAGGTGCCTGATTACCTGACGCGGGCCCGGGCCATGCTCCGCCTTGCCTCCCGCGAGGGTGTGCCCACCGTCTTTCTGGACACGGGGCCCGCCGCCGCCTTGGGCGCTCTTCAGGACCCTCAGGTGGCTAGCCATGGGGAGCAGCTCATCATCAACCTGGGCAACATGCACGCCTTGGCTTTCCATTTGCGGGGCACCTATATCTATTCCCTCTTCGAACACCATACTGGCCTCCTTTCCGGCCAACAGATCGAAGAACTGGCGCAGAGGCTGGTGCACGGCACTCTCACCCATGAGGAGGTGTTCGCCACCCACGGCCATGGCGTCTTCTATGCCGACCGCTCCGGGGGGCGAAGGCCTTTTCTGGCGGTGACGGGGCCCCAGCGGGGCAAGCTACGGGGGAGCAGGCTTGGGCCCTACTTCGCCGTCCCCCACGGAGACATGATGTTGGCTGGCTGCTTCGGGCTCCTGTGGGGCTTTGCCGAGAGATATCCTCAGCACCGGGAAGAGGTTTTGGCCGCCCTGGGCCTCTCTTAG
- the serS gene encoding serine--tRNA ligase — MLPIQLIRERPEVVREALRKRRAQAPLDEVIALDQEWRRLLHEAETLRAERNALSKELGHLSRLIQDPQTPTQERRHAQHRRDDLMARSSFISQRLRELEARLKELEPQLQNLLLQLPNIPDERVPEGEGEEDNVVVRQWGEPPAFDFSPRPHWELGERLGIIDFHAGVKLAGSHFYVLRGAGARLQRALISWMLDFHTARGYREVYPPALVREECMWKGGWLPVFAEFMYHDAQEDLWLLPTAEVALTNLHRDEIFPPGALPIYYVAYTPCFRREKFAGGREVRGIKRVHQFDKVELYKFVEPERSGEELDALVEDACALLQALGIPHRVVLLCTGELGFNAAMTYDIEAWAPGSGEWLEVSSCSNCTDFQARRAGIRFRRERGARPEFVHTLNGSGLALPRTMIAILENYQQRDGTVVVPKVLRPYMGGQEIIAPEA; from the coding sequence ATGCTGCCCATCCAGCTCATCCGCGAGCGGCCAGAGGTAGTGCGGGAGGCCCTGCGCAAGCGGCGCGCCCAGGCCCCCCTGGATGAGGTCATAGCCCTGGACCAGGAGTGGCGCCGCCTTCTGCACGAGGCCGAGACCCTACGGGCGGAGCGCAACGCCCTCTCTAAGGAGCTGGGCCACCTTTCCCGCCTCATCCAGGACCCCCAGACCCCCACGCAGGAGAGACGCCACGCCCAACACCGCCGCGACGACCTCATGGCCCGCTCCTCGTTTATCTCCCAACGCCTGCGGGAGCTGGAGGCGCGCCTGAAGGAGCTGGAGCCCCAGTTGCAGAACCTCCTGCTCCAACTGCCCAACATACCCGACGAGAGGGTGCCCGAAGGCGAAGGAGAGGAGGACAACGTAGTGGTGCGCCAGTGGGGGGAGCCCCCAGCGTTCGACTTCTCACCGCGGCCCCACTGGGAGCTGGGGGAACGCCTGGGCATCATCGACTTCCATGCCGGGGTCAAGCTAGCTGGCTCCCACTTCTACGTCCTGCGGGGGGCAGGGGCACGGCTACAGCGGGCCCTCATCTCCTGGATGTTGGACTTCCACACTGCCCGCGGCTATCGGGAGGTCTACCCCCCGGCCCTGGTGCGGGAGGAGTGCATGTGGAAGGGAGGCTGGCTACCCGTCTTCGCCGAGTTCATGTATCACGATGCCCAGGAGGACCTCTGGCTCCTGCCCACCGCCGAGGTGGCCCTCACCAACCTCCACCGGGACGAGATCTTCCCCCCAGGCGCCCTGCCCATCTACTACGTGGCCTACACCCCCTGCTTCCGCCGCGAAAAGTTCGCAGGCGGAAGGGAGGTGCGGGGCATCAAGCGCGTCCACCAGTTCGACAAGGTGGAACTGTACAAGTTCGTGGAGCCCGAGCGTTCGGGGGAAGAGCTGGACGCCCTGGTGGAGGACGCCTGTGCCCTCCTGCAGGCCCTGGGCATACCCCATCGGGTGGTGCTGCTTTGCACTGGCGAGCTGGGCTTCAACGCCGCTATGACCTACGACATCGAGGCCTGGGCGCCCGGCTCCGGAGAGTGGCTGGAGGTGTCATCGTGCTCTAACTGCACCGATTTTCAGGCCCGCCGCGCCGGCATCCGCTTCCGCCGCGAGCGGGGAGCACGGCCGGAGTTCGTGCACACCCTCAACGGCTCAGGCCTCGCCCTCCCCCGCACCATGATCGCCATACTGGAGAACTATCAGCAGCGCGATGGCACAGTGGTGGTGCCCAAGGTCCTGCGCCCCTACATGGGAGGCCAGGAGATCATCGCCCCTGAGGCCTAG
- a CDS encoding TMEM165/GDT1 family protein, translating to MEWKVLATAFSLIFLAELGDKTQLAVLALAAKERTFVPILVGATAAFALATAIAVAVGLVGGRYVPTEWVERVAAVAFIAVGLLILLNKI from the coding sequence ATGGAGTGGAAGGTGCTGGCTACTGCTTTCTCCCTCATCTTCCTGGCAGAGCTAGGGGACAAGACCCAGTTGGCAGTGTTGGCCCTTGCCGCTAAGGAGCGCACTTTTGTGCCCATCCTGGTTGGGGCCACCGCCGCCTTCGCCCTGGCCACGGCTATAGCCGTGGCCGTGGGCCTCGTGGGCGGCCGCTACGTCCCCACCGAATGGGTAGAGAGGGTGGCGGCAGTGGCCTTCATCGCTGTGGGCCTCCTCATCCTCCTGAACAAGATATAA
- a CDS encoding PD-(D/E)XK nuclease family protein: MGSVTSGQSGLACGAARRLKGSWRPRRGLAQKGDVLPKSRRGDDPLVIPRLPVWRFEGTEGRFYVIDGVSYPSTTTVLSVLMRPGLASWARRTIIETVRELVASGADIEEALQLAESEPERQRDIAAQKGSQVHGAIALALEGKPYPPEWEAWVRAALSFLADYGLRLVAAEQVLVSKRHGFAGTCDLITCGADGVLTLVDWKTGGIWPEAALQLGAYAIALEEMTGRPVGEAYVVGLREKGYGEKRVFLPQAREGFLACLTLWRALQGGLYE, encoded by the coding sequence GTGGGTTCGGTGACATCTGGGCAGAGTGGCCTCGCCTGTGGGGCTGCCCGTCGCCTCAAGGGGTCGTGGCGGCCTCGGCGGGGCCTTGCACAAAAGGGAGACGTCCTCCCTAAGTCTCGGAGGGGCGATGACCCCCTGGTTATCCCCCGTTTGCCAGTCTGGCGGTTCGAAGGGACGGAGGGGCGCTTTTATGTGATAGACGGCGTCTCCTATCCTTCGACAACTACCGTCCTCTCGGTGTTGATGAGGCCCGGCCTGGCGTCCTGGGCCCGGCGCACCATTATTGAGACGGTGCGGGAGCTGGTGGCCAGTGGGGCGGATATAGAGGAGGCGTTGCAGCTGGCGGAGAGCGAGCCAGAGAGGCAGCGAGACATAGCTGCCCAGAAGGGCTCCCAGGTGCATGGGGCCATCGCCTTGGCCCTTGAGGGGAAGCCTTATCCCCCCGAGTGGGAGGCTTGGGTGCGGGCGGCCCTGAGTTTCCTTGCCGATTATGGTCTCCGCCTCGTGGCCGCAGAGCAAGTGTTGGTGAGTAAGCGCCACGGCTTCGCTGGCACCTGCGACTTAATCACCTGCGGGGCCGATGGAGTGCTGACCCTGGTGGACTGGAAAACGGGTGGCATCTGGCCCGAGGCCGCCCTCCAACTGGGGGCCTACGCCATCGCCTTGGAGGAGATGACGGGCCGCCCGGTAGGGGAGGCCTACGTGGTGGGGCTGCGGGAGAAGGGCTACGGGGAGAAGCGGGTCTTCCTCCCTCAGGCCAGGGAGGGTTTCCTTGCCTGCCTCACCTTATGGCGGGCCCTGCAAGGGGGGCTCTATGAGTGA